A genomic region of Clavibacter michiganensis subsp. insidiosus contains the following coding sequences:
- a CDS encoding DEAD/DEAH box helicase — MTDQLSPAERYAASRSRRGLPLLESFASGLRFDLDPFQRAAAESLENGRSVLVAAPTGAGKTVVAEFAVYLAMQRPSAKIFYTAPMKALSNQKYAELVAEYGPDEVGLLTGDTNVNSRARIVVMTTEVLRNMLYADSDLLRDLAFVIMDEVHYLADRFRGAVWEEVIIHLPQTVRMISLSATVSNAEEFGDWLQAVRGETDVIVSEERPVPLEQHVIVRHRMVDLFDSSGLAATHRVNPELVRMTHGGGREAVRVRGGQGHSRGRAGAGGGSGKRAPGPWDRGRMDRPEVVALLEERNLLPAIFFIFSRAGCDAAVKQVLRAGVRLTHAHERDEIRAVVEERCRTLRDEDLAVLGYWEWLEGLERGVAAHHAGMLPAFKEVVEELFQRKLVKAVFATETLALGINMPARTVVLEQLEKFNGEARVPLTPGEYTQLTGRAGRRGIDVEGHAVIQWKDGLDPQAVASLASRRTYPLNSSFRPTYNMAVNLIDQFGRERTREVLESSFAQFQADRAVVDLARKVRTQEESLAGYEKAMVCHLGDFREYSGLRRELSDLERATAARADMQQPGQHGERDKRQRQLTDLRRRMKAHPCHACKDRESHARWAERWWRLKRQTDALGQQIRTRTNAVAKVFDRVTELLLSLGYLKRAADGQVAPTPNGRMLKRIYGDRDLLVAECLRTQVWVDLDPAALAALAASLVYQPRRDEGDRNDRNLPRGPFRPALERTEEIWSRLDDIERERRLPTTDPLSTGLCAPMHRWARGGSLDAVLDEADLAAGDFVRWTKQTIDLLDQLSIVADGPVSRNARTALDSIRRGIVAYSSV, encoded by the coding sequence TCCGCTTCGACCTCGACCCCTTCCAGCGCGCCGCCGCCGAGTCCCTGGAGAACGGCCGCAGCGTGCTCGTCGCAGCGCCGACGGGTGCCGGCAAGACGGTCGTCGCCGAGTTCGCCGTCTACCTCGCGATGCAGCGGCCGAGCGCCAAGATCTTCTACACGGCGCCGATGAAGGCGCTCAGCAACCAGAAGTACGCGGAGCTCGTGGCCGAGTACGGCCCCGACGAGGTGGGCCTGCTCACGGGCGACACCAACGTCAACAGCCGCGCGCGGATCGTCGTCATGACGACCGAGGTGCTGCGCAACATGCTCTACGCCGACTCCGACCTGCTCCGCGACCTCGCGTTCGTGATCATGGACGAGGTGCACTACCTCGCCGACCGCTTCCGCGGGGCCGTGTGGGAGGAGGTCATCATCCACCTCCCGCAGACCGTCCGGATGATCTCGCTGAGCGCCACCGTCTCGAACGCCGAGGAGTTCGGCGACTGGCTGCAGGCGGTGCGCGGCGAGACGGACGTCATCGTCTCCGAGGAGCGGCCCGTGCCGCTCGAGCAGCACGTCATCGTGCGCCACCGCATGGTCGACCTCTTCGACTCGTCGGGCCTCGCCGCGACGCACCGCGTGAACCCCGAGCTCGTGCGCATGACGCACGGCGGCGGACGGGAGGCCGTGCGCGTGCGCGGTGGGCAGGGGCACTCGCGGGGCCGGGCGGGAGCAGGCGGCGGGTCCGGGAAGCGGGCACCCGGCCCGTGGGACCGCGGCCGCATGGACCGCCCCGAGGTCGTCGCCCTCCTCGAGGAGCGGAACCTGCTCCCCGCGATCTTCTTCATCTTCAGCCGTGCGGGCTGCGACGCCGCCGTCAAGCAGGTGCTCCGCGCGGGCGTCCGGCTCACGCACGCGCACGAGCGCGACGAGATCCGGGCCGTCGTGGAGGAGCGCTGCCGCACGCTCCGCGACGAGGACCTCGCGGTCCTCGGCTACTGGGAGTGGCTCGAGGGCCTGGAGCGCGGCGTCGCGGCGCACCACGCGGGCATGCTGCCGGCGTTCAAGGAGGTCGTCGAGGAGTTGTTCCAGCGGAAGCTCGTGAAGGCCGTCTTCGCCACGGAGACCCTGGCGCTCGGCATCAACATGCCCGCGCGCACGGTCGTGCTCGAGCAGCTCGAGAAGTTCAACGGCGAGGCGCGCGTGCCGCTCACGCCGGGGGAGTACACGCAGCTGACCGGACGCGCCGGCCGCCGCGGCATCGACGTCGAGGGCCACGCCGTCATCCAGTGGAAGGACGGGCTGGATCCGCAGGCCGTCGCCTCTCTGGCCTCCCGCCGCACGTACCCGCTCAACTCGAGCTTCCGGCCGACCTACAACATGGCCGTCAACCTCATCGACCAGTTCGGCCGGGAGCGCACGCGCGAGGTGCTCGAGTCGTCGTTCGCGCAGTTCCAGGCCGATCGCGCCGTGGTGGACCTCGCGCGCAAGGTCCGCACGCAGGAGGAGTCGCTCGCCGGCTACGAGAAGGCGATGGTCTGCCACCTCGGCGACTTCCGCGAGTACTCGGGCCTCCGCCGCGAGCTCAGCGACCTCGAGCGCGCGACCGCCGCCCGCGCCGACATGCAGCAGCCGGGCCAGCACGGCGAGCGGGACAAGCGGCAGCGCCAGCTGACGGACCTCCGCCGCCGGATGAAGGCGCACCCCTGCCACGCGTGCAAGGACCGCGAGTCCCACGCGCGCTGGGCGGAGCGCTGGTGGCGCCTCAAGCGGCAGACGGATGCGCTCGGCCAGCAGATCCGCACCCGCACCAACGCGGTGGCCAAGGTCTTCGACCGGGTCACCGAGCTCCTGCTCTCGCTCGGCTACCTCAAGCGCGCCGCCGACGGCCAGGTCGCGCCGACGCCCAACGGCCGGATGCTCAAGCGCATCTACGGCGACCGCGACCTCCTCGTCGCCGAGTGCCTGCGCACGCAGGTGTGGGTGGACCTCGACCCCGCCGCCCTCGCCGCCCTGGCCGCCTCGCTCGTCTACCAGCCGCGCCGCGACGAGGGCGACCGCAACGACCGGAACCTGCCGCGGGGCCCGTTCCGCCCGGCCCTCGAGCGCACGGAGGAGATCTGGTCGCGCCTCGACGACATCGAGCGCGAGCGGCGTCTGCCGACGACCGACCCGCTGTCCACCGGGCTCTGCGCGCCCATGCACCGCTGGGCGCGCGGCGGCAGCCTGGACGCCGTGCTCGACGAGGCGGACCTCGCCGCCGGCGACTTCGTGCGCTGGACGAAGCAGACGATCGACCTGCTCGACCAGCTCTCGATCGTGGCCGACGGACCCGTCTCCCGGAACGCCCGCACGGCGCTCGACAGCATCCGGCGCGGCATCGTCGCGTACTCGTCGGTGTGA
- the lnt gene encoding apolipoprotein N-acyltransferase, with protein sequence MTALARAPRRERPVPAPLTALASVEPVRPPLPLWGALLAAAASGPVMDAAFPDRGLWPLVFPGIALVLLALRGRRAGPAFLIGLVAGLAFYLTQIEWASLYLGPVPWIALSALESLFVAVGAVAIATATRWIPRAFPTVAGRVVLLPVAVAGLWTAREAISAVWPYGGFAWGRVSLSQSESPFAHLVTWLGLSGLSFVLVLLVALLLDLAAEDRVRRSSRALVAGIAVALVLVVPAFPVATTGTTRVAAVQGNAKAGYFDGARYGDILRAHLAATAEIPSDAGVDMVVWPENAADADPLRDPGSAAALDRVVARLGAPLVVGTVTERDGRYYNESLVWTGGQATDHYDKKHPVPFGEYVPDRAFWEPFAPDLIGLIQREYTPGTTDQVMDVAGVTAGIAICFDIVDDQLTTDMVHEGASLILAQSNNADFGRTDESVQQLAIARMRALETGRSVVNISTVGTSAIVGPDGRDIDRLPWFTAGSMVVDVPTADVVTPAILVGRDIEWLVSGLGLGALAVSGLALGRRGRRAAR encoded by the coding sequence GTGACCGCGCTCGCTCGCGCTCCTCGACGGGAGCGTCCCGTCCCCGCGCCGCTGACAGCGCTCGCGTCCGTCGAGCCCGTCCGACCGCCGCTGCCGCTGTGGGGTGCGCTCCTCGCCGCCGCCGCGTCCGGACCCGTCATGGACGCCGCGTTCCCCGACCGCGGGTTGTGGCCGCTCGTCTTCCCGGGGATCGCGCTCGTCCTCCTCGCGCTGCGCGGTAGGCGCGCGGGGCCGGCGTTCCTCATCGGGCTCGTGGCCGGGCTGGCCTTCTACCTCACCCAAATCGAGTGGGCGTCGCTCTACCTCGGGCCGGTGCCGTGGATCGCGCTGTCGGCCCTGGAGTCGCTGTTCGTCGCCGTCGGGGCGGTCGCCATCGCGACGGCGACCCGCTGGATCCCGCGCGCGTTCCCCACGGTCGCCGGCCGCGTGGTCCTCCTGCCGGTTGCGGTCGCCGGCCTGTGGACCGCGCGCGAGGCGATCTCGGCGGTCTGGCCCTACGGCGGATTCGCCTGGGGACGGGTGTCCCTGTCCCAGTCGGAGAGCCCGTTCGCGCACCTCGTGACCTGGCTCGGCCTCTCCGGCCTCTCCTTCGTGCTCGTGCTCCTCGTGGCCCTGCTCCTGGATCTCGCCGCGGAGGACCGCGTGCGGCGGTCATCCCGGGCTCTCGTCGCGGGGATCGCGGTCGCCCTGGTGCTCGTGGTCCCGGCCTTCCCGGTCGCGACCACGGGGACCACCCGCGTCGCGGCCGTGCAGGGGAACGCCAAGGCCGGGTACTTCGACGGCGCGCGCTACGGCGACATCCTGCGCGCCCACCTGGCCGCCACGGCGGAGATCCCGTCGGACGCCGGCGTTGACATGGTGGTGTGGCCGGAGAACGCGGCCGACGCGGATCCGCTCCGGGATCCCGGCTCGGCGGCCGCGCTCGACCGCGTGGTCGCGCGCCTCGGCGCCCCGCTCGTCGTGGGCACCGTCACCGAGCGCGACGGGCGCTACTACAACGAGTCGCTCGTCTGGACTGGGGGACAGGCCACCGACCACTACGACAAGAAGCACCCCGTCCCCTTCGGCGAGTACGTGCCCGACCGCGCGTTCTGGGAGCCCTTCGCGCCCGATCTCATCGGCCTCATCCAGCGCGAGTACACGCCGGGCACGACCGATCAGGTGATGGACGTCGCGGGCGTGACCGCCGGGATCGCCATCTGCTTCGACATCGTCGACGACCAGCTGACGACCGACATGGTGCACGAGGGCGCCAGCCTGATCCTCGCCCAGTCCAACAACGCCGACTTCGGCCGCACCGACGAGAGCGTGCAGCAGCTCGCGATCGCCCGGATGCGCGCGCTCGAGACGGGCCGCAGCGTCGTGAACATCTCGACGGTCGGCACCAGCGCGATCGTCGGCCCGGACGGCCGGGACATCGACCGGCTGCCCTGGTTCACCGCGGGGTCGATGGTGGTCGACGTGCCGACCGCCGACGTCGTCACCCCGGCGATCCTCGTCGGGCGCGACATCGAGTGGCTCGTCTCCGGGCTCGGGCTCGGTGCGCTCGCGGTCTCCGGGCTCGCGCTCGGCCGCCGTGGCCGCCGCGCCGCGCGCTGA
- a CDS encoding RNA polymerase-binding protein RbpA yields MADRSLRGMRLGSTSLQSEEGVSFSPRQRKTYRTTDGTTFEVVFSADAEVPEVWESPKSGLEGRLLDAEGAPVAHEEVEAKVPRSHWDMLLERRTRAELEELLEERLATLRARRGQHRIGA; encoded by the coding sequence ATGGCAGACCGCAGCTTGCGCGGGATGCGGCTCGGTTCCACGAGCCTGCAGAGCGAGGAGGGCGTCAGCTTCTCCCCCCGGCAGAGGAAGACGTACCGCACGACCGACGGCACCACGTTCGAGGTCGTGTTCTCGGCCGACGCCGAGGTCCCCGAGGTCTGGGAGTCGCCGAAGAGCGGCCTGGAGGGTCGCCTCCTCGACGCCGAGGGCGCACCCGTCGCCCACGAGGAGGTCGAGGCGAAGGTCCCTCGGAGCCACTGGGACATGCTGCTCGAGCGCCGGACGCGCGCCGAGCTGGAGGAGCTCCTCGAGGAGCGCCTCGCCACCCTCCGCGCGCGGCGCGGTCAGCACCGCATCGGCGCCTGA